DNA from Geobacillus vulcani PSS1:
AAAAGGGCGCCTTCTGCAGGCGCCCATACCGTTTACGACTTGTCATTAACTTTGTCGGAATAACCGCGGCCGAGCGACGGGTTGTTTAAAATACCGGCCATCACCAAAATGCTTAACAACGCATGATACAACTGTTCATACTTGCCAAGGTCGATGTCGACGCCAAACGTCTCCAGCGCCAGTACAACAAACGATCCGATCCCGAGCCAAAGCCCGTAATTTTTAAAACGCTCCACCGTTTGCGTCCCCCATTTGCTTTATGGCTAAATCCACGAGAACGGTCTCCTTTCTCCTTCGTCCCGGTCATGTTCTCCTTCATCATGCCCGTCTTGATGCTGCACCTCTTCTGCCGCTTTAACCTCATCGTCGATCCGATGCGGGAACAGCCATGGATCACGAATGCGGCCGCGCGGCATAATGACGATGTCATCAGCATGAATGATCAATTTATCGACGTGAATGACCTTCGCTTTTTTCCGATCCGACATGCCCTTCCCCCCTTCCTTTCGCCTAGTGGCACTGTTAGACTATGCAAGGAGGCGAAGCGAAGTATAGGCATCTTTCACGGATTTTAGTTATTTCTTGATGACGGCTGGCCGACCGCAGCCGCATCCACTCGGACGCCGAACAGGCTGCGTTGTCGAAGAAAGAACCCTTGTCACCGGTTTCGACGGAGTTGGTTTCTTCATTCCTCATCCCTCCATCCCGAAAAAGTGTAGCCCTCGCCGATCAACCAATTTATGTTCAAGTCCATTTTCGTACGACTCGTCTCTAGTTGGAGCGGCATAGAAAACAAACGATGTTCAACGGCAAGAGGAAAAATGAGCGGCTACTGCTATTGTATGGCTTGGTGAGCCAAAGGTGCCTCTCATTTTTCTTTGGTTTGCTCCGGGCGGGGCATGATGGCATTTTCTTGCTTCAGCGTGCGGAAAAACCAGCTGTCCGGCCGTTCGTCCTCATCCGCCTTGCCCGCTTCTTCGATCCATGGCGATAGCAGCAGCTGGCGGCGGAGCTCGTCATTTTCCTTCGCCAACTGTTTGAGCTGCTCGTAGCGTTTGGCGCTTTGGTAAGCCAGCTCCTTTAACACAATGTTTTCGGCTTCCACCTCTTTCAGACGGCGCTCCAGTTCAGCAATTCGCTCAGCAAGCCGCTGTTCACCCGCCCCCCTTCTCTCTTCGTTCATCGCCCCATGTTTGTCTTTCACCATTCGACATCTCCCCCTTTGATTCATCGCTGGCTGCGCCCACCAACAAAAAATCCGCATCTGTCCCAACACATTTACCTAAGCCGTTCCATAGTATACAGTAGTCCCAAACCACCAGGCGTTGGGGAACAACTGAACGATAGGAGGAACGAAGAAAAATGGGTCATCATCACCGTCGCGATACAGAAAGAGTATGCATCAGAACGCGCAAAATTTACGACTGGGTGACGCGCCAAATCGATGTGCCATTGCGAAGCTTCAGCGGCGAGGATTTGGAAGCGATTTTCCCGATGGATCACTGCCATCGGGAAGGAACGATTTGCGATTTTTTGGGAGCGCAACATACAAACCCGCAAAATTTGACAATCCGCTGCTTCCTGACAGACGCTGAAGGCAATCCGATCGACTCAGTCGTTGACCAGGACGCATTGATTTGCCAGGAAATTACGCAGCCAAACGGCCGGCAGTCCGTCAACGTCACTCTTCCTTCCGGAGATACTGTGACACTGCAAAAAGTCAAAGCGCTCGTCAAAGGGCATGTCGTCGTGCAAATTGTCAGCCCAACCGGCACGGTTATTTGCCAATCGAAGCCAATTCCGTTCGCTACCGCACAAACGTTCATCTTGTGCGCCCCA
Protein-coding regions in this window:
- a CDS encoding phage holin family protein, with protein sequence MERFKNYGLWLGIGSFVVLALETFGVDIDLGKYEQLYHALLSILVMAGILNNPSLGRGYSDKVNDKS
- a CDS encoding spore coat protein regulator YlbO, with product MVKDKHGAMNEERRGAGEQRLAERIAELERRLKEVEAENIVLKELAYQSAKRYEQLKQLAKENDELRRQLLLSPWIEEAGKADEDERPDSWFFRTLKQENAIMPRPEQTKEK
- a CDS encoding BMQ_0737 family morphogenetic spore coat protein, producing the protein MGHHHRRDTERVCIRTRKIYDWVTRQIDVPLRSFSGEDLEAIFPMDHCHREGTICDFLGAQHTNPQNLTIRCFLTDAEGNPIDSVVDQDALICQEITQPNGRQSVNVTLPSGDTVTLQKVKALVKGHVVVQIVSPTGTVICQSKPIPFATAQTFILCAPEGTQLNCHISFFECDTSLVCTDNFAQLDVSITLCLEVQVEADVKIEVEARFCQPREELAEAVLCPTTKFPPQCPDVFPAM